The region ggCTGCAGTCACGTCTTATGTGATAGAGGCCTTCAGGTATGGAGAAAGTTTTGAATGCAAACCTGGAGAGTTAAAAGGAGGGGATCCTATGCCCTTagggtctttgctattgtgaggcGGGATTCTCCAGTACCCTCTTGCAAGGGGAAGACATAATGGTGGTTCACAGAGAGTGGATGAGATGGAGTAGGCAGGTTGGGAGTTCCTGGCTTAGACAACCCTGTCATCTCCTTCTTGTTGTAGCCCAGCAGCTGGCAACACGTGGCGTACTGTGGCAGATGGCGTGCAACTGGAGACACACACAGTCAGCGGTCTGCAGCCCAATACCATCTACCTGTTTCTGGTTCGAGCAGTGGGAGCCTGGGGCCTCAGTGAGCCCAGCCCCGTCTCTGAGCCTGTCCGTACACAGGGTAAGGTCAGAGTCCCTGGgctcatgagcatgaaatgtaaCATCATAAAGCAACCCTCTCCCCCAAAACCATGACACCATGGCAGTTCATACAGTTCTTTCCTGCTACGCCAGGTCTATACTGGTGGCCCGGCCTGGAATAGGAGATCATGTTTGCCTCTCACAGAAGAGACaagggaggaggaaggcagggagaggggaggaggggagaaggaaagggagagaggtaGTCATTCATTTTGGCAGCTTCTGACTTCTGAGCCTTTTACCCATAGATAATAATATAGATTATTAAGACTAGAAGGGACCATGGAGGGGCCATCTTCATCTTAgagatgaggaactgaggcctttAAAGCAGGCATGTGTAATTATGCTAGCTGGACACCGAGGCCCACGTCTGGAAGCTATTTTCCTGACCAGTCCCCTCCTGACCATGGGGTGTGCTCTGGAGTACTAAGTGGAGCAGGGCAGAGGTAGGACACGAGCACACTCTCAGCCCTATCTCCCTGTCCCTGGTGGCCTCTGCTGAGTGGGTTCTTTGGTCAACAGATAGCAGCCCCTCTAGGCCAGTGGAGGACCCATGGAGAGGCCAGCAGGGACTGGCGGAAGTGGCTGTGCGCCTGCAGGAGCCCATAGTCCTGGGACCACGGACCCTGCAGGTGTCCTGGACTGTGAGTGTGGTATGGGGAGGAGATTCAGGGTGGGGATGATTATGAGGCACATGAGGGCCTCCAAGAGTGAGTATGGGAGAGTGGGAGGTGAGTGGCTGGGGAAGGTGGCATGagtgggaggaggggctgggcctggacGGCCTGGAGGGCCTGTATGGGCCCAGCCCCCCCCTCTGGTGTGCCTTGTCCTGTCTCCCACAGGTGGATGGCCCAGTCCAGCTGGTGCAAGGTTTCCGGGTGTCTTGGAGGGTAGCAGGCCCTGAGGGAGGAAGCTGGACAATGTTGGACCTACAGTCCCCAAGCCAGCAAAGTACTGTGCTAAGAGGACTCCCTCCAGGGACCCAAATCCAGATCAAGGTGCAAGCCCAAggccaggaggggctgggggctgaaAGCCTCTCTGTGACCAGGAGCATTCCTGAGGAGGGTAAGGAGGGCCACTGAACAGATGGATGGACAAGAGGGaagaaggggtgggggtggaggtggaggggggATGAAAATTTGCAGGAGGAGAGCAGGGTGAGTGGGTGGGAAGGAGGAATGGCTCTCAGTTCCCTAAGATGTTAGAACAGGGAGGGGGAATGTTGGGGCAGGAGGGGCAGCTTGCAATGACTATTTGTGTCCTTCTCACCATGCTCCACCCTGGCCCAGCCCCCAGTGGCCCCCCACAGGGAGTGGCGGTGGCCTTGGGGGGTGATGGCAACAGCAGTATCACTGTGTCCTGGGAACCTCCACTCCCCTCCCAGCAAAATGGGGTCATCACGGAATACCAGGTAGAGGGATTGAGAAGGGACTGGATGTGAGGGCCGGGccgggagggagagggaggaccTAGTGGCTAGAATTAGGGTGGAGGAAATCTATTATAGGTTTGGCTTTAGGGTTGGGGATGAGTTTAGGGGAGAAGAGAGAGGTTTCCAAGTGTTGTTTCCAGGTTGAATTACATCTGTATAAGGCTTCTCTACCATTTGGAGCCTTAAGTATCCCGGTGAGGCTAAGAATCCCATTTCTGACTCTAAATCCGGGACTCGGCCTCCCTAGATCTGgtgcctgggcaatgagagccgCTTTCACCTCAATCAATCTGCAGCAGGCTGGGCACGCTCCGCAATGCTCCGAGGACTGGTGCCCGGTCTCCTCTATCGAACCCTGGTCGCGGCGGCCACCAGGGCAGGCGTGGGCGTGCCCAGTGCCCCAGTGCTGGTGCAGCTCCGTGAGTCCACCCGAGGGCAGTTGGGGATCTTGGCGGGGGCGGGGCAAGCCCCCCGCTGGGGTAGCTGTGCCTGCCGGGTCGGGAATGACCCTTTCCCAGTTCCAGGGTTTCGGGTCCCTCCTCCCCTCACTTCTCTGACTCCCACAGCGTCCCCGCCGGACCTGGAGCCCGGGCTGGAGGTGGGCGCGGGGCTGGCGGTGCGGCTGGCGAGGGTGCTGCGGGAGCCCGCCTTCCTCGCGGGCAGCGGCGCAGCCTGCGGGGCGCTGCTTCTCGGGCTCTCCGCCGCCCTCTACTGGCGCCGGAAACAGCGCAAAGAGCTCAGCCACTACACGGGTGAGCGCCCGGCCTCGGAGCGGACGGATCCGGGAGGGAGCCAGGCGGGAcatggggaggggcaggggcttAGCCGCTGGCGAGTGAGGACCGGGTCGGGAGGAAGGGGTCGCACCTGGAGTTCAGCCTCTTGGGTAGGGGCGGGATACGTGGGGCGGCTCGAGGAGCTGCCAGGACTAGGGAGGGCTGCGGGCCAAGACGGGGCAGGATCTGGATGACGTTTGCCCCTAAGACGCCGCGAGGAGGCCAGGCTTTGCAACCATCTCCATAAAGAAGGGGCAAGTTCGAGGACGGAAAGCCCACTCAAAGGGAGGGGGGCGGGGCCTGGCAAGAGAGGGTGAGGCCAGGATCCCAGGCAGTAAATTGTGTGGCGGGGTCTGGATGGAAAGGCGTGGCCCGCTGAAAGAAGGCGACCCGAGTTCTGCTACTTCCTAGTAAGGGACGTCTCTGGAGAGATTCTGAGATGTTTGAGGTCAGTGGTTTTCAATCTTGGTTGGCTATACATAGGAATCACTTGAGGGGCTTGAGAAAAATACCGACACCTGAGTCCCACCCCCGAGAAATTCTGATGAAATGGGTCCAGGGTGCAGCCTGAGTGGTGGAACTGGGACCGGGGCCGAGGAGTGGACAAGTATAGGGGTATTTCTGACCCTTCTCCTCATTTCACCTCTTCTTTCTCCCACGGGTTCCTTTCTGGAAGCCTCTTTTGCCTACACACCGGCAGGTAAGCCATCTCTGCCCCAGTGGGGTTCAGACCCCCCAGGACGGGCCCTTCTCTCACTCATTCGCCCCCTCATTTTCCCCAGTGTCCTTCCCGCACTCAGAGGGCCTCTCTGGAGCCAGTTCCAGGTAATTCTCTTAGCCCATTTCCTCAGGATGACCTCCACCGACAGGCCACTCTTCTTCCGCCCCGCTGCCGCCCCAGGTGGAGGGAGCATGGCCACCTCCCACCCCAACGCCACCGCCACTGTCCTGAGACTCCCGAATATCGCCACCTCCCTTTCCTTTGCTGGCCTCTTCAGGCTCTCCGTCCCCAACGCTCACCTGCTCTCCCTCAGGCCACCCATGGGCCTTGGGCCCGCCCCCTACTCATGGCTGGCAGATTCGTGGCCCCACCCATCTCGAAGCCCCTCGGCCCAGGAACCCAGGGGAAGCTGCTGCCCTAGCAATCCTGACCCGGACGACAGATATTACAACGGTGAGGAGTTCTCATTCCCTCACCTCGCTTCAGTGCACTTCTCCCGACCTACTGGGGCAAACCGAAGGGCGCCCGGGAGCCCGGTCTCTCTGAGGTTGGTCAGTCCCTGGGGAGGATGTGAGCTGGGGAAGCCTCTCTGACCTACCTCCACCCTGGTTTAGGATGTAAGGCTTGTGTGGGGGAAGAAGTTGATCCTGCGGGATTTCCCTTTGTCTTCCAGTCTGTTGTCCTCTATGTTTCTGTCTCTGCTTCCGGgcctccctctttcttctctgcAGAAGCAGGAATCTCCCTGTATCTAGCTCAGACGGCCAGGGGCACGGCCGCCCCTGGCGAGGGTCCTGTCTATAGCACCATTGACCCAGCGGGGGAGGAGCTGCAGACCTTCCACGGGGGCTTCCCCCAACATCCCTCAGGAGATCTGGGCCCCTGGAGCCAGTACGCTCCTCCAGAGTGGAGCCAGGGGGACAGTGGTATGACTCCAACTCCTGAAACCCCGTTTAGCCCTGACCAGGGTATCCCCAAAGAGGATCCTCCTCCCTGACCCTCTGGCACCTAGCCCAGCACTTCCTTCTGACCTGTCTCATCTCTGGCTCTTTCCTGCCTGTTCTCTGGGTGTCCCCATCCTATTCTCCTCAGGAGCCAAGGGAGGCAAAGTGAAGCTTCTGGGGAAACCTGTGCAGATGCCCTCTCTGAACTGGCCAgaagccctgcccccacctcctccttCTTGTGAACTGAGCTGCCTAGAAGGGCCGGAGGAGGAGCTGGAGGGCAGGTAGGGATGCTCCCTGCTTCCAGGCCCACACACCTGCGGCCAGACCATGGGCtgctggggaggaaggggagggggcagCAGGAAGGCCAACGGGAAGGTATGGAAGCAACTGagccctttccttctctcctgcctCTTTGATCCCAGCTCAGAGCAAGAGGAGTGGTGCCCGCCAATGCCTGAGAGAAGTCACCTGACGGAGCCCAGCTCCAGTGGAGGGTGCCTGGTCACTCCATCCCGAAGGGAAaccccctctcccacaccttCCTATGGACAACAGTCCACAGCCACTCTTACACCCTCACCTCCtgaccctccccagcccccaactgACATGCCCCATCTCCATCAGATGCCCAGGTAGGGAGGTATATAGTACCTCACTCATTGCAAGCCCTCTATACGTATCTACTCAGTAGATgactgggtgggtggatggatggatgggtggatggatctGGGGTACAGAGGTCTCAGGGCTGTGTCAGGGTGGAAGTGTAATTTGGGCAGGAATATGGAGGCCGACAAGATCTCTCATGCCCGTTAGACTGGCTCTTGCTGGAGTGGTCAGCACTCTACCTGAGACATTTCAGATATGGCTCTCCTCATGCTTCTCTAGCTTGGGAGGACTTAACGGGTGGACGGGTTGTGTCTTGTTTATCTGTTAGGTTGATTGTCTAGCACAGTGCcgggcacatagtaggcattcagttTTTGTGGAGGGAACAGAGGCTGAGGCCTCCTGTCATTGCAGGAGGGTGCCCCTTGGGCCGAGTTCCCCTCTCAGTGTATCCCAGCCCATGCTGGGCATCCGTGAAGGGAGGCCTGCTGGCTTGGGTGCTGGCCCTGCAGCCtcaccccacctcagccccagTCCTGCCCCTAGCACAGCCAGCAGTGCCCCAGGTAAGTCTCTACAACCTCCTTTTGCCCCCCGGCTCCCTccagtgcttgcttccccttcaaccTTAGgcctttttcctgatttttgcCTTTACCCAATCCTCTTCCCGTCTCCTAACACTGCAGGCAGGACCTGGCAGGGGAATGGGGAGATGACTCCCCCACTTCAAGGACCCCGTGCTCGATTCCGGAAGAAACCCAAGGCTCTTCCCTACAGGAGGGAGAACAGTCCTGGGGGTGAGGGGGGATGCACCTGGGAGATGGTGACAGTAGTGGTGGGGGGATAGGCAGGAAACCAAGGGTGCACtctgggggctggaggagggaacaGGTGAACCCCAATCTTGGGCTGTTCATTGGCAGCCTCCTGGTGCCAGGGAATGCAGGTGAGAGAAAGATTAGTGACAGGAGTGGCAGGAGGCTCCGCTGAAAACAGCTCCCTCCCCAGACTTGCCCCCACCACCCTTGCCACCACCAGAGGAAGAGGCGAGCTGGGCCCTAGAGCTGAGGGCAGCAGGCAGCATGTCCTCCCTGGAGCGGGAGCGCAGTGGGGAGAGGAAAGCGGTCCAGGCCGTGCCCCTGGCAGCCCAGCGGGGGCTCCACCCAGATGGTaagcagggccagggcaggcaggaggGCTGCTGCCACAGGAGACTGTGGGCTTTGGGACTGGGGGCTGATAGTAGACCAGCTCAGCCCTCCCTTTAGTTAGGTTCATGCATTTGATCCACATCAAACTCCCCTGTCTCTCTAACTATCTGAGCACAATCCCCTGAAGTCCCAAGTTGTGTTCATTCCCAGGATGGAAGCCCAGATGAGAGGACTGGGCTCTAGGTGCTCTGTCCCCGCTCCCCACAAGGCTCCCTCTGATTGGGAGCTCCCCCGCAGCATTCTGAGCACCCGTGATGTCAAGGCCATGTGCCGGTCACTCTGCTGCTCCTCAGCCCCAGGCTGGCTGAGCCCTGTGCCTGCCCTTCATCTTCTTCCAGAGCTGAGCTTGTGGTCAGGGTGGCAGGGTGGGTGACAGGGAAGTTCTGCTTCCTGCCTGCACCTGGCTACCCTTCCCTCTTGTGCTGCAGAAGAGGCCTGGCTCCCATACAGCAGACCAAGCTTCCTGTCCCGGGGCCAGGGCACCAGCACATGTTCCACGGCCGGCAGCAACTCTTCCAGGGGCTCCAGCAGCTCTAGGGGCTCCCGGGGCCCTGGCCGGATCCGGAGCCAGAGCCAAAGGCCAGGACAGAAACGCCGAGAGGTAGGGGCCATAGATGGCAGAAAAATGAGGGCAGAGGACTAGGGAAGGGTGGACCAAGGGGTAATGGAAAACAGGAAGGTGGGCAAGGGCTTGTGGAGGAGTGTCAAAAGGAGGGGATCGAGAgggtgagggggagggaggaatccTGTAGAAGTGACAAGGGGACTGagcgtgggggctcatgcctgtaatcccagcactttgggagaccgagatgggcggatcccttgagctcaggagtttgagactagcctgggcaatatggtaaaatcccatctctacaaaaaatacaaaattagctgggtgtggtggtgtgctcctgtagtcccagctactcagggggcttgaggtgggaggatagcttgagcctgggaggtcaaggctgcagtgagccatgatcacaccactgctctccagtctgggcgacagagtgagactctgtctcaaaaaaacaaacaaacaaaacaaaacaaaagaaatgacaaGGGGTGAGGACAAGATGACACATAATAGAGGAGCCTGGGCTCACTGTAGGAGAACTGGGTTAGGAAAGAGAAAGCCTGAGCCCTTCTTGGACTTGTTTGCCCTGGGCCAGGGTTTTACAAaacagcatctctctctctctccctaggaACCAAGATGACCCTTGTTGGGGCATTGAGAATATCATGAGTGCCACGGGGAAGGGGAGTAGGGATGTCTTTTCCCTCCCAGCAGTGATGAGTGGGGCTAGCTGAAGCCCATTGGTTTCCACGATTTCAATTGGCTGAGAAGGCAGAGAGCTagctcctccctttctttctctttccacctGAGACttgtttataaaaaacaaaacaataaaaagagtCTGATCAGAGCCCAGGGCCCTGTCTGTCTGGTTCTGTGCAGCAGGTTGGGAAGAAGGGGACTGCAGGGTCCTGTATATCAACGCACACTGGTAGcttctgcttccccttccactccGTCAAAAGCACTaagttaggccaggcacagtggctcacacttgtaatcccagcgctttaggaggctgaggcaggaggatcacttgagcccaggagtttgagaccagcctggccaacctagaAAGAACttgtgtctacacacacacacacacacacacacacacacacacacacacacaataaataaataaataaataaattagccaggtatggttgtgtgcacctgtcatcctatctacttgggaagctgaggcagtagtattgcctgaacccaggtgttggaggttatagtgagctatgattgtgccactggacttcatcctgggtgacagagtgagaccctatctcaaaaacaaacaaacaaacaaaaaactgaaaaaacactAGGTGGGGACTGTACTGTCCTGCTTCTTAAAGGAGTAAGAAGCTCACTGTTCCCGAGTTACAACCATAGAGACTTTCCAAATGCCCAGTAATAAGACACATGTTCCACCTTTGGAAGGTCAAGCCAGGCCCTTCTTTAGTGCCCTCCTCTCGGGTCTGTCTACTTTCCCACAAGAAAATACAGCCCtcacaaaaaattattttgaaaaactcGAAGAAAGGAGGAGCTTATGGGAGAaaccccaggcaagaaggaagaGCATGCTTTTTCAAACCATCTGACTCCGTCACAGAGGGTATGTGCAAATGGGCAGCTCTTGGTGGGCCCAGATGTGATTGGGTTGATGGGCACAGAACTgttaaaacttttttgtggtgaatGCCGTGGTCCTCGTCACCTCGTGCCCTGCATCCCGTGTGCTCACTGGTGACCTGAGGTTTTGTTCCTTCTCGCTTGCTCCACCCTTGACTCAGTGACTTCCTTGGACTCTCTGGGATTGGCAGCTGCCCTCCAGTCCCAGGCCCTGACCTCGTCTGCCCCTTTGACCTGTGAGTGTACaaatctctctttccctttcagtCTGGCAAACAGGGTTGGGATGTTTTCAAAAGGAATTTTACCAGGAagctaaaaaaaacccaaaacaacctCCTCCCTGCAACTGCCACAAAATCCAGACAAGGAAAAGCAAATACAGAGGAACAGATGTGTATGTGGAATACTGATTCTTCCTCCTGAGATCACAAAAATCTGGCCCAGACTGTCCTGATTAATGTGGTTCAGGAAGCCCCCAGTCCCCATGGTCCTGCCTCATTCAGCCTCTCAACTCCCAGTGGCCTCCAAGTAGAGCTGCTGGGTTTGAGGGATGAGCACCCCCTTTTAGGCTCTGCTTCCTGCGGCCCTGTCATGCTCTGTAGCATCCCCCCCACCAACTTGTGGATTCTGCCCCCGACCTTTCCCGCCAAGGGAGGAAGACGCAGGCCTGCCTACCCTCCAGCGCCTCCTGTGGCTCAGGCCCTGGAAGTCCTGCTTCGAGGTTCAtctctctgttctgtttttttctttgaagggTGTTCCTAAGCCAACCGTGACAGGTGGTTCTACCTTTTGTGGAGTTCAGCTGCTTTGTCTATTTTAAGAAACCATCTGGGACTGCTGAAAGCAGTTTTCTCCTCAGGATGGGTGAAATCAAGGGGTTAATTTGATCAAGTCTGCCTGCcctgcttgctttttgttttttccctttttccatGGAGCACAAAGCTTCGGTAGCTGAAGGCCTCGCTGCTGAATGTGGAAACAACCTTCACTGGCTACTTTATAGGTAACATTCATAGGTCACTATGAGAATGGGCGCTACAGTCATTTTTCAGGAACTTGGGACAGCTCTTGTCCAGCTCAAACTGATCGAGACCACCGACTTTTCTACTGGGCCTCTGCAAGTGCTCGAGGGGTGGCCTTTTGACATCGGAGGGCCAAAAACTCCACCTTCAGATCATAACacaaccattttcttttctttttttttttttgagaccgagtctctctctgtcacccaggctggagtgcagtgggcgatctcggctcactgcaagctccgcctcccgggttcacgccattctcctgcctcagcttcctgagtagctgggactacaggcgcccgccaccacgcctggctaattttttgtatttttttttttttttttttagtagagacggggtttcaccatgttagccagggtggtctcgatctcctgacctcatgatctgcctacctccgcctcccaaagtgctgggattacaggcgtgagccaccgtgcccagccagcaaaACAATTTTCTACACAAATGTCCTTATGAAATGCCATGAACCCCAACTACACTTGGGCAGAATGAACCTATTACTTCATTTTCCCCACAGCCAATCACCCTTCCCCATGCCTTAGACCATCCCACTTCCCTCAGCCATAAATATCCCTAAGGCTTATCTTGAGGAGGTGGATTTAATATAAGTTGCCAGGACCAGCAGACCCTGAaactccccacccctgcccttccTATATTCTGCTTAAAATTTGGTGTATGAACCTCATTCTCCCTTTAATTGCAGAACAGAAATGTGTGACACTCCCTGAGTGTCAATGAATGCCTGATCCCTGCCTAACTCAGGAAATTCTTGCCATCTCTCCAGGTGCTCCCCTAAAAATGGTGCTCCGGGGAATGATCTCACAGAACTCAAGTCTTTACCATTTTATGGTATCACATTTCTTAAGCTCATAGTGACAACAGTACGAGGATGGTGCTTTTGACCTATGGTCTCATACCTCCCTTCCTTCAGCATCCTCGCTAGACCCAGCCTTGAACCCTTTGTTTGGCATGAGGTAGGGCCTCAGTGCCTCAGTGGcattcataattattttctttccatggTGAGGTTGGGAGAGAGTTGAGCTCTTCTCTAGAGGAGGGGCCCAGGTAAGGCTGAGAGGGGGCTCCGAGAAGCTCCTTCCTCCACAGCCCTCTCCCAGCAGCCACTGCTGTCCTCCACAAAGGCACCTCTGACTCCTCTACTTCCTGTGATCCAAATCGGGTGGGGGAGAGCAGCAGGCAGGGCTGCTCCTCAGGCCAAAACGACCTGGTGGTGGGAGTGGATGGCACAGAGGAGAAAGCAGTGGCTAGGAGTCAGGTGGAGATGATGTTTTGCTCCCTGAGGGCTCCAGGTCAGCTTTgctctaattttgttttcatttgttttcacaaTCATGGAGGGAGAACTCTCTGGAGGCTTGGGAAGGTGGACCCCAGCTGCAGAGAAACACAGGCCAAGACCCACACACCACAGCCCAGGTCTTGTGGGTGGACAGGAGAAGTGGTTCTGATTCCCGTCTGGGAAGTCTCAGGGACACGGTTCAGGAGTAATCTACAGGAGAAGCTGAAGGACAGTGGAGTTATCTCCGT is a window of Gorilla gorilla gorilla isolate KB3781 chromosome 9, NHGRI_mGorGor1-v2.1_pri, whole genome shotgun sequence DNA encoding:
- the ROBO3 gene encoding roundabout homolog 3 isoform X3, which produces MGLGPAPYSWLADSWPHPSRSPSAQEPRGSCCPSNPDPDDRYYNGAKGGKVKLLGKPVQMPSLNWPEALPPPPPSCELSCLEGPEEELEGSSEQEEWCPPMPERSHLTEPSSSGGCLVTPSRRETPSPTPSYGQQSTATLTPSPPDPPQPPTDMPHLHQMPRRVPLGPSSPLSVSQPMLGIREGRPAGLGAGPAASPHLSPSPAPSTASSAPGRTWQGNGEMTPPLQGPRARFRKKPKALPYRRENSPGDLPPPPLPPPEEEASWALELRAAGSMSSLERERSGERKAVQAVPLAAQRGLHPDEEAWLPYSRPSFLSRGQGTSTCSTAGSNSSRGSSSSRGSRGPGRIRSQSQRPGQKRREEPR